The sequence TGGGGTGTCAAGAGGGGTGGGACGGGTCCTTCGGCCTCCGGGGAACCGCGGCAATAACGTCCTCCCACCCCCGCCGGGGCATATAATCATCCCTGCATGCAACCGCGCCAGTATGCCCTGGTGGGGTACGTGAACAACCCCGTGGGGAGGTTCGTCGAGGACCTCCGCCGCCAGCTGCATCCCGAGCACGCTCACCTGCCGGCGCACATCACCGTCCTGCCTCCCCGCCCCTTGCACGGCTCCGAGCCCGAGGCCCTGGAGTTGCTGGAGCGGCTCTGCGGCCAGGTGGCCCCCTTCGAGGTGACTCTGGGCGAGGTGGCCAGCTTCGCCCCCATCACTCCCACCGTCTTCCTGCGCGTGGCTCACGCCGCCTACCGCATGCGCGAATTGCACGACCTGGTCAATACCGAGCTGCTGCACTGCCACGAGCAGTGGCCCTACATGCCGCACTTGACCATCGTGAAGATGCCGGGGCTGGAGCAGGCGCAGCAGGCCCTGGAGATCAGCCGTGCGCGCTGGCAGGAG is a genomic window of Terriglobales bacterium containing:
- a CDS encoding 2'-5' RNA ligase family protein, yielding MQPRQYALVGYVNNPVGRFVEDLRRQLHPEHAHLPAHITVLPPRPLHGSEPEALELLERLCGQVAPFEVTLGEVASFAPITPTVFLRVAHAAYRMRELHDLVNTELLHCHEQWPYMPHLTIVKMPGLEQAQQALEISRARWQEYRGTRVILVDQLTFVREGESNRWVDLAPVHLGRSLAPAHK